Part of the Lotus japonicus ecotype B-129 chromosome 6, LjGifu_v1.2 genome, GTTTTCCTTGTGATTTTGGTTGGTCCTTAAATTCCTTTAAGTACATTTCTGATCTTGATTCTTCATTTTCAAATGGTAAAACTGCTACTGGAGGGCAAGGCACTGCATGCCACCGCTCCCTTAAAAATTTCTTGAATTTCTTAACCATTTCTCTCCGAAACTCGAGCTCCCGTGTGAACATATCCAagagaagaaaggaaagaatGTACTTGAATGGGAAGGTGAGGAGAATGGTTGCCCACGTTAACAGCACCAGAGCAGCCTCAGTAGTTATCTGACAAAGgatcaaatcaaaattaaacaTCGACAAAAGACGGGAGTAAATATCAACAAACgcaccaaaaaataataatttgaggGCCATCTAAAGAACATGTCTGAATGCAGATCGTAACTAAATATTCCATTATCCATAATATAATACCTGTGGATGGCCAGAAAGCAAAATAGATCGTATTTTGAGAAGTGAGACATTCATTTGCTGCAGATAATGCTCAACATCACGCATAGCATCTTTTACAGCAATGATCTTTTGTATAGTATTTGATGGGGGTTGATCACGTATTGTGACTGCACCAAAAGATCGTCCAAGGCGACCTTGCTCCTTAAGGCCCCTGATTGTGAGCATTCCAACTGCTGCAATCATCATCATCGTGGGAAAAATATATGACAGCAAGTTTCTGGAAAGGAAAATTGAACAATGAGCTCAAAATACAATAACAGCATGGAAAGTTAAGGTGCTCATAAACTATTTACTTAATCATCAATTACTATTGAAATAACATACGCTACAAACAAAGATGTTCTGTGGCAAGCCTCTAAGGAAGCCATATATCACCaatcaaaagaaaaattcaAACCACATGAATGTAAACAATGAAACAGTTTCTGTAAGTAGAAAGTCATAAATTTATCCATGATAATAGAGCATTTCTCCTTAAGAACCATACCACTGCAAACTTTGCATATCTCCATAAAACTTTACATCCTTACTACTCATGAAGGAGCTTTGAAATGAATTACCAAAGCTACCTAAAAGATGCCAAATACCAAAGCTATTAACCCTTTTCCAACTAGGTGGGGTTGGGTGCATGAATCAAACAATGCCAGAATACTCTGTCATGTATTAAGTTCACAAATAAACCATTTACCTCTAAATCTCCCTTAATAGTTTGACCTATAACTTTCTATTATCCTTCTATCCCTAACTACTGGTACATCAATAACAACTCGCTATCTAGCTATAAGGTCCAGATACACCAAAGTTGCCAAAGTATCAGTGTTGTACCAATGTTATTTGCATACGATACTCCCATATATGTATCCAAGCagtatctttaattttttttttaatcctttAATATCATTTAGTCAACTCTCCTTACTAGTGTTTCCATGGTCTTCTCTACACACATCCAAACCACTTAAGACTAGACTCTACCATCTTTTCTATAATGGGAGTTACCTAAACTTTCTCTCTAATGATTGTCATCATAACCTTATCTCATCTTGTGTAGTCATGTAAACCTTCATTCACTATAACATTCTCATCTCTGCAATATTATCCTTACTTTCTTATTGTCTTTTTACTGCTCAAACACACAATTCCACACAATAATGCAAATCTAATAGTTATAGGGTAAAATTTCTCTTTGAGCTTGAATGGTACTTTTCTATCACATATCATACCTGACGCATCCATCCATTTCATCTACCTTGTGTGGATCCTACTGTTGACATCTCCATATATTTCCGCCAATTTTGTAAGATGGACCTAAGGTACTTGAAATACTGACTTTTGGAATCATTTATTCTCCAACTTTCACCTCCAAGTTAGAACTTGTGCATCTCTTACAAGTTGTATTCCGCATACTCTACTTTACTTTActtaataaataaacaaaagagtggGGGGGGGGGACTATGAAACGAATCACGTTACTCATCCAAAGCAAACAGACCTCTATTAACTAATAATCGTAAATAAATtctaaataattatatttcagGGGAAAAAACGGCTTCCAAATTATCAGACAACCACCAACAATAGAACAGCAAAGAAAATTAGATATGGGTTTACCTAAAAATCATTGTATAGGCAAGTCCAAGAAACGAAACAGTCAAGTGTGGTTCTTCCCAGCGCCTAAGCTTTTCAAAGTTTTTGACAGTTAAGATCAAAGGAAACATTAGCTCCTGCACAGGAACAGGATCTGTATAAGACCATATGATATTTGGGACTTAATTAACAGAACAAACAAAAAAGCAAAACTAATCAAGGTTTTTTCATGACTAAAAGGAAATTTCATGAAAGACTGCTGCTATTATATGATCAAATGAAAATTTTCCATACTGATTTTTCACGGCCAAAATCTAAaggatgaaatgaaatacatcAATAACAAATCACTACCTAGCTATGAAGTCCGGAAACTCCAAAATTGCTAAAGAGTGCTAGGGTGACAGTTTCAAtttttatatatgaaaataatctTTGATACTTTTGGGAATGCATCCAATATGTTAGGGTTACAGTTTCAAAAACTTGCCTTAAACTTGTTATAAAGACTTGCTCTTATTTATCATGTTGTGAGAGGAATTGGTGTACAAATTCCTTTAATAACTCTTTGAAGagtcttagaatttgggttaggcctaactctaccccaaaagcgcTTAGAGGTGAGGATTGCTATACCCTTTATAAGGAATATTtcggccatatctctagtcaaagTGGGACTGTAACAAAGAGAAACAAAATGGATCCTAAAAAGGCAAAGGATTTGGCTTGGGTGCATTCCAACCCCTAACTTTTGTctaggaaaaataaagaatataCTAAAGGAGAGAAAAGGTTATTGGATGTTACTGAAGATGTACATTATCCACTTGACGGTGGAGGTGGACTTCTTGTGGTAGAATCATCTCTTAACAAACTAGACATAGAAGTATGCTTTCTTAATAATGTGAATGAGATAAATGAAAATGACAGTTAGTTTTAGACTGTAAATAATAGGCAATTGAATAGAGCTGAAACTTCTTTTAAATAAGACTAATAATACATTTTGTGATACTGTGACACATTGAAAAAACACAGGTTTTGTATCATGTTTAAAAAGTTTAAATATCTAGACTGTATCATATCTTGATTCAAAAATTCCCCATATCTTTGCATCCGCGTCATGCCAAGTATTTGGGCTTCAGCTACCTGGTGTTCATATAGTTTTCAGTTATTCCTAAATCATAATGTTGATAGGCatcataattatatttattatttagtgGAAAAGAGAACAGGGAGTCCAAATGACCGGTATATTATGAGAAATATAAAAAAGCTTACTAAAGCTATTCATTTAGGTTGGGCATAGGTACTAATTTGATTGAGGTCATCATCATAATGTAACATTTACTCAAAATCATCAAAAGAGACATGAGGTAAAGGTAAGCATCCCAACCTTGAAAAGATCAATGTTGCTGGGTATGCCTTGTAGAGTTGCAGCATCAATGGTGGCTTGAGTCTTCTCCTCAACCTGGTACTTTTGTTTGCTTGTTTCTGCTGCTCTTTCTGTGAGTGAGAAATCAGCCACAACAAGATTCTTACTTAACACTAAACCTTTTACCGAAGTGTTCTTCCAAAAACTTATGGAACTACTAGATCTCCAAGATGGAGATTTCATCCACTTTTTTAAGTACACACTTCCATCAATGTCAAAAATATGGTTTCCATTATTAGCCATTTCATCCGAAGACCGAGTTTCTAGATGATTGCGAGTATTTACAAATCCTGTGACTAATGGGCCTCCCCAATAATTAACAGCCAAAGTTTGGAGGATAATATCACTATGCGGCGCATTCTGTAAATATGAAAACTGAACAAGCTTGGTTGGATCATCAAGCATCTTCTGCAAATGTTGAAGGGCCTGGAGTCTAGCTATACCGTTAATGGCACTGGTTTTTGCTCTTTCCTTTCCTTTATGAGCCCCATATACATTAGATAACAACTCATCAGAATCATCAGGTCCATACTCACGTATGAACTTGTGCAAAGAAATGACCTCACTTATCAATGCATGCCAAACATCTCTCCTCATCTCACCTCCCAAGTCAATGAATTCCAGAACCCACCAATTCAACCTAAGTATGAATGTAAGACAAAATTGAAACATCAATGATTTTAAGATGATGATGACGATAAATGCAGCAAAGCGATACAGACAAAAGTGGAGGAAAATTTGTGGGTTCTAAACTGATGGTGCATGTTTACTGACGAGCTAAGTAAGTCATTCATACATCAAACCCTCCTGTATCTCCTTTAACACCCTCCTCcagtggagagagagagagagagagagagagagagaaggagaagggGAGTTTGATTTTCTCTATAAATTTTATAACTTTAACTTCAAGAACCTTTATTTGGAGTTTTAATCTTATCTACCTGGAGAGATTTTCATAATAAAGATAGGTCTAGGATTTGAACAAGGAAGCTCAAAATTTTGGGCCCAACAAGGTTTTACAGAAGTAGAAGCCAGGAATTTCAAAATCTAGCAGGAACTCAGTTTGTAAATTCTCCTTCCATAAGTCAATAAGAGATGTATGATGTTTTGGAAACTCCTTATCTGATAATATCAGTTAAAGTATATAATTGATTGGCAAGTTTTAACATAAACCATTATGTTACTGGACATGCTTCCTGTGaagatttaaaaaaacaaaactaataAATCAGGTACAACATGAGAAGCTAAAAATAGGACGAGGAAAGAAAACTTTGGGACAAAGGCAGCTGAGTAGAACTCACGACAAACTTTTGCTCAAAATGGGCATGGaagtaaatttatatttaatatataagagAATTAGTGAAATGAAAATATACACTGTCAGTTAATCAGAATGAACTCCGTGTATTACTATTACTTATACCTAAGGATATCAGAATAATTACTTTATAAACCCTAATCTTACTCTACTTGATCTAAGTTAGTATGGTAAGAAGATACGTCATAAGCAGTAGTTTACTAATTATAAACCCTAAGCATATTCCAATCAGAACATCATAAAACATGCTAGATCATCAAATTGGTTACAATATAAACCACAAATCTCAGATAACAAAATTAGTATAGAATGTTGAAGAAGCTTACTCTGAACCCGAAGAAATAGAAACAGCAGAGTCAAAGAGCGCAGACCCAAAAGGTCCAACCTTTGCCTTCACTACCTGTAATCCATCATGTGTAAGATCCAATCTCATGGCTCTCTTATTTCCCAATAAGCCAGCAGCCTAGAACATagattcaaataaaataaattcaataaaaCATGATAGTGATTACTttttttatgatatatcttTCAGCAGTTCACTTTTACCCACTTTAGGGAGTAAGCCAGTTAGTATACAACACAATATATCCTAATCTTTAGTGGCTAATTATCTAATGACATTTCCTCAAAGTTAAAATCCTTTGTCCACATTTTTCCTTGTGATGAAGGAAGTTTTTAAGGTCCCATCTCTTGTAGCACCTAGATCTTGTATGAGACTCTGAACAACATTAAAATTGATGCAATGCCACTCAATAAGACACATAACCCTTCTAGGTTAAGCTGGCTGCAACCATTACCTGCTGCAAACTCGATCATTAGGCTGAGTTCAAATGTTCTTCAATAAAATAGCTCATGCACAGAACCTCATTTTATCCTGGAAAGTGAGTCTATATGACTCGGCAGTGACCTGGAAGCTAAACCTATAGAAACTGAGTGTATCAGTTATGTCTTGGTTCCTATATCCAGTCCGAAACTGGCAGGACCATGGACTTCTTTGAAGCCCGAATCATTAATATTCACATCTTCCGATGCACAATTAGAAACTCATTTAAGTGAAATTTGATTCTGTTACCTCTGCATGAGGAGAACCTCTATAGTTCTCTTCTTGAACAAAATTGATGTGATAAGTCCAGGAGATCTCATAACAGGCAATCACATGATAAGACGGATATAATTATGGGCCAAGAGATGCAAGAGGTCAAATGTATCTTTTGGTTTTTATAGGCTTACAGCATTGAATTATGTTGCAGAAATATTAGAAAGTTTTATTTTGTGCCATAAA contains:
- the LOC130722976 gene encoding uncharacterized protein LOC130722976 isoform X2, which produces MLPKFPMMQLKPPPLTPSHMIHSRRDTRIFSQQKFPFKFGPQSLGDKWKLNDMTASSIQERLGVLLSRTQNFFNQVTSPRAKKIRKQLDTENDSGFQVMEDIFMVEQTINRRMPYGRTLSLAAVICIEQFSRMNGLTGKKMQKIFQTLVPESVYSDARNLVEYCCFRFLSKDASEVHPSLQDPAFQRLIFITMLAWENPYTDSISGTAEKASLQSKLVTKEAFARIAPAIAGVVDLPTAHNLFTALAGDQDGISISLWLTYINEFVKVRQEQRSYQIPEFPQLSEEKVLCFGFNNKKPVLKWENNMAWPGKLTLTDKAIYFEAAGLLGNKRAMRLDLTHDGLQVVKAKVGPFGSALFDSAVSISSGSELNWWVLEFIDLGGEMRRDVWHALISEVISLHKFIREYGPDDSDELLSNVYGAHKGKERAKTSAINGIARLQALQHLQKMLDDPTKLVQFSYLQNAPHSDIILQTLAVNYWGGPLVTGFVNTRNHLETRSSDEMANNGNHIFDIDGSVYLKKWMKSPSWRSSSSISFWKNTSVKGLVLSKNLVVADFSLTERAAETSKQKYQVEEKTQATIDAATLQGIPSNIDLFKELMFPLILTVKNFEKLRRWEEPHLTVSFLGLAYTMIFRNLLSYIFPTMMMIAAVGMLTIRGLKEQGRLGRSFGAVTIRDQPPSNTIQKIIAVKDAMRDVEHYLQQMNVSLLKIRSILLSGHPQITTEAALVLLTWATILLTFPFKYILSFLLLDMFTRELEFRREMVKKFKKFLRERWHAVPCPPVAVLPFENEESRSEMYLKEFKDQPKSQGKQGSGKS
- the LOC130722976 gene encoding uncharacterized protein LOC130722976 isoform X1, giving the protein MLPKFPMMQLKPPPLTPSHMIHSRRDTRIFSQQKFPFKFGPQSLGDKWKLNDMTASSIQERLGVLLSRTQNFFNQVTSPRAKKIRKQLDTENDSGFQVMEDIFMVEQTINRRMPYGRTLSLAAVICIEQFSRSVRMNGLTGKKMQKIFQTLVPESVYSDARNLVEYCCFRFLSKDASEVHPSLQDPAFQRLIFITMLAWENPYTDSISGTAEKASLQSKLVTKEAFARIAPAIAGVVDLPTAHNLFTALAGDQDGISISLWLTYINEFVKVRQEQRSYQIPEFPQLSEEKVLCFGFNNKKPVLKWENNMAWPGKLTLTDKAIYFEAAGLLGNKRAMRLDLTHDGLQVVKAKVGPFGSALFDSAVSISSGSELNWWVLEFIDLGGEMRRDVWHALISEVISLHKFIREYGPDDSDELLSNVYGAHKGKERAKTSAINGIARLQALQHLQKMLDDPTKLVQFSYLQNAPHSDIILQTLAVNYWGGPLVTGFVNTRNHLETRSSDEMANNGNHIFDIDGSVYLKKWMKSPSWRSSSSISFWKNTSVKGLVLSKNLVVADFSLTERAAETSKQKYQVEEKTQATIDAATLQGIPSNIDLFKELMFPLILTVKNFEKLRRWEEPHLTVSFLGLAYTMIFRNLLSYIFPTMMMIAAVGMLTIRGLKEQGRLGRSFGAVTIRDQPPSNTIQKIIAVKDAMRDVEHYLQQMNVSLLKIRSILLSGHPQITTEAALVLLTWATILLTFPFKYILSFLLLDMFTRELEFRREMVKKFKKFLRERWHAVPCPPVAVLPFENEESRSEMYLKEFKDQPKSQGKQGSGKS
- the LOC130722976 gene encoding uncharacterized protein LOC130722976 isoform X3, with the protein product MNGLTGKKMQKIFQTLVPESVYSDARNLVEYCCFRFLSKDASEVHPSLQDPAFQRLIFITMLAWENPYTDSISGTAEKASLQSKLVTKEAFARIAPAIAGVVDLPTAHNLFTALAGDQDGISISLWLTYINEFVKVRQEQRSYQIPEFPQLSEEKVLCFGFNNKKPVLKWENNMAWPGKLTLTDKAIYFEAAGLLGNKRAMRLDLTHDGLQVVKAKVGPFGSALFDSAVSISSGSELNWWVLEFIDLGGEMRRDVWHALISEVISLHKFIREYGPDDSDELLSNVYGAHKGKERAKTSAINGIARLQALQHLQKMLDDPTKLVQFSYLQNAPHSDIILQTLAVNYWGGPLVTGFVNTRNHLETRSSDEMANNGNHIFDIDGSVYLKKWMKSPSWRSSSSISFWKNTSVKGLVLSKNLVVADFSLTERAAETSKQKYQVEEKTQATIDAATLQGIPSNIDLFKELMFPLILTVKNFEKLRRWEEPHLTVSFLGLAYTMIFRNLLSYIFPTMMMIAAVGMLTIRGLKEQGRLGRSFGAVTIRDQPPSNTIQKIIAVKDAMRDVEHYLQQMNVSLLKIRSILLSGHPQITTEAALVLLTWATILLTFPFKYILSFLLLDMFTRELEFRREMVKKFKKFLRERWHAVPCPPVAVLPFENEESRSEMYLKEFKDQPKSQGKQGSGKS